In Salmo salar chromosome ssa03, Ssal_v3.1, whole genome shotgun sequence, a single genomic region encodes these proteins:
- the LOC106601897 gene encoding myeloid-associated differentiation marker-like protein 2 produces the protein MDPQGGHYLNKAAVLSPLGAARMLQLLLGCTIIALVAHSAGYNHAYGIYCMFVWCFCFAMTLLVFTMDVTRLPCCMPISWDNLTVAFAMLATLMYVAASVVYPVYFLRSQCSKSDGGCEVRNYRIAVTVCSSFCCFAYAAEVFLTRAKPGHVVGYMATMSGLLKVVQAFVACIIFGALANGSEYNRHIPTHYCVVVYSLCFSITVVVIAVTVSGKASALPLRFPFDRFVIIYTFLATLLYLSAALVWPIFSFDRKYGTPGRPDGCPWENCPWDSKLVVAVFTHVNMVLYFSDLIYSQRIRFVSHSAA, from the coding sequence ATGGACCCCCAAGGCGGACACTACCTGAACAAGGCGGCGGTGCTGTCTCCTCTAGGAGCGGCCCGTATGCTCCAGCTCCTCCTGGGCTGCACCATCATAGCCCTGGTGGCCCACAGCGCCGGATACAACCACGCCTATGGTATCTACTGCATGTTTGTGTGGTGCTTCTGCTTCGCCATGACCCTGCTGGTGTTCACCATGGATGTGACACGCCTCCCCTGCTGCATGCCCATTTCCTGGGACAACCTCACCGTGGCGTTCGCCATGCTCGCCACACTCATGTATGTCGCCGCCTCCGTCGTCTACCCCGTCTACTTCCTGCGCTCTCAGTGCTCCAAATCCGACGGGGGCTGCGAGGTGCGCAACTACCGCATCGCTGTCACCGTGTGCTCCAGTTTCTGCTGCTTCGCCTACGCGGCTGAGGTGTTCCTGACCCGGGCCAAACCCGGCCATGTGGTGGGCTACATGGCCACCATGTCAGGCCTGCTCAAAGTGGTCCAGGCCTTCGTGGCCTGCATTATATTCGGGGCCCTGGCCAACGGCAGCGAGTACAACCGCCACATCCCCACTCATTACTGCGTGGTGGTCTACAGCCTGTGCTTCTCCATCACCGTGGTCGTGATCGCTGTGACCGTGTCGGGAAAAGCCTCGGCTCTGCCCCTGCGTTTCCCCTTCGACCGCTTCGTGATCATCTACACGTTCCTGGCGACGCTGCTGTACCTGAGCGCCGCCCTGGTGTGGCCCATCTTTAGCTTCGACAGGAAGTATGGCACGCCGGGTCGCCCCGACGGCTGTCCCTGGGAGAACTGTCCCTGGGACAGCAAGCTGGTGGTGGCGGTGTTCACCCATGTCAACATGGTGCTGTACTTCAGCGACCTAATCTACTCCCAGAGGATCCGCTTTGTCTCCCACTCCGCTGCTTGA